From the Methanooceanicella nereidis genome, one window contains:
- a CDS encoding DUF473 domain-containing protein, which yields MKMIALTGISRDALDDLFKRGIRTFEVRSTHNVIAFSDITPGDKVFITDVIPSDLNTGDCGYITTVRSTDIRMHRITYGTSDSLEERETMSARIQLVVNARGKVRSVTQLENYKPVIVDVIDVHTCEAR from the coding sequence ATGAAAATGATAGCATTGACCGGGATAAGCAGGGATGCCTTAGACGATCTTTTCAAGAGAGGCATAAGGACCTTCGAAGTGCGCAGCACCCATAACGTCATCGCGTTCTCTGATATTACTCCGGGCGACAAGGTCTTTATCACCGATGTCATACCGTCCGACCTTAATACCGGCGACTGCGGGTATATTACGACCGTGAGGAGCACGGACATACGTATGCACCGTATAACTTACGGTACCTCCGACTCATTAGAGGAACGCGAGACTATGTCTGCGAGGATACAGCTTGTGGTTAACGCCCGCGGGAAGGTAAGATCCGTAACGCAGCTGGAGAACTATAAGCCTGTGATCGTCGATGTCATAGACGTACATACCTGTGAAGCCCGCTAA